Proteins from one Epinephelus moara isolate mb chromosome 1, YSFRI_EMoa_1.0, whole genome shotgun sequence genomic window:
- the ccsapb gene encoding centriole, cilia and spindle-associated protein isoform X1, producing MSGGDIKPQRPAFVGFQFKMVTKRIRSEYMKKFKDPKWETYTKCYEEMLKYRLTRRLLEHTHNPWFWNGTDSDSDSGGRSPTPPSKNQVRAETSRDRAEAEVEECEGARMERQQEQQQSRATGSVPRLPLQEEEEENVSAVHGSQLNGAQDTGVPEVEREEQDHREQDKERDTGVPRSQQSKPPKASKQTWRSQRVRPAPTRQPRDDSKESRHPFALYGSGEKDADMASRKTHNVGPVASTTEIHESALRAKTRREVERQIQAQRTERRRAKSADVEKSRKLVQPEFNPWLTEYMRCFSARSR from the exons ATGTCTGGCGGTGATATCAAACCTCAGAGACCTGC ctttGTTGGATTTCAGTTCAAGATGGTGACCAAGAGGATCCGCTCCGAGTACATGAAGAAGTTCAAAGATCCCAAATGGGAGACATACACTAAGTGTTATGAGGAGATGCTGAAGTACAGGCTGACCCGCAGGCTgctggagcacacacacaacccctGGTTCTGGAATGGCACCGACAGTGATTCAGACTCTGGAGGACGGAGCCCCACTCCTCCCAGTAAGAACCAGGTACGGGCTGAGACCAGCAGAGACAGGGCGGAGGCTGAGGTAGAGGAGTGTGAGGGGGCGAGGATGGAGagacagcaggagcagcagcagagcagagccaCGGGGTCTGTACCCAGGCTGCCCCttcaagaggaggaggaggagaatgtgTCTGCAGTCCATG GCTCACAACTTAATGGTGCTCAAGATACAGGAGTGCCAGAGGTGGAGAGAGAAGAGCAGGATCACAGGGAACAGGACAAAG aGAGAGACACTGGAGTACCCCGATCACAGCAGAGTAAACCCCCCAAAGCCTCAAAGCAAACATGGCGCTCCCAGCGGGTCAGGCCTGCACCAACACGGCAGCCCAGAGACGACAGTAAGGAGAGCAGACATCCTTTTGCTCTGTACGGTTCAGGAGAGAAGGATGCAGACATGGCAAGCAGGAAGACGCACAACGTCGGCCCTGTAGCTTCAACCACTGAG ATCCATGAGTCGGCTCTTCGGGCCAAGACCAGGCGGGAGGTGGAGCGTCAGATCCAGGCTCAGAGAACCGAGCGCCGGAGGGCCAAGTCTGCTGATGTGGAAAAGTCCAGAAAGTTGGTTCAACCAGAATTCAACCCCTGGCTCACTGAGTACATGCGCTGCTTCTCTGCTCGCTCTCGATag
- the ccsapb gene encoding centriole, cilia and spindle-associated protein isoform X2 produces the protein MVTKRIRSEYMKKFKDPKWETYTKCYEEMLKYRLTRRLLEHTHNPWFWNGTDSDSDSGGRSPTPPSKNQVRAETSRDRAEAEVEECEGARMERQQEQQQSRATGSVPRLPLQEEEEENVSAVHGSQLNGAQDTGVPEVEREEQDHREQDKERDTGVPRSQQSKPPKASKQTWRSQRVRPAPTRQPRDDSKESRHPFALYGSGEKDADMASRKTHNVGPVASTTEIHESALRAKTRREVERQIQAQRTERRRAKSADVEKSRKLVQPEFNPWLTEYMRCFSARSR, from the exons ATGGTGACCAAGAGGATCCGCTCCGAGTACATGAAGAAGTTCAAAGATCCCAAATGGGAGACATACACTAAGTGTTATGAGGAGATGCTGAAGTACAGGCTGACCCGCAGGCTgctggagcacacacacaacccctGGTTCTGGAATGGCACCGACAGTGATTCAGACTCTGGAGGACGGAGCCCCACTCCTCCCAGTAAGAACCAGGTACGGGCTGAGACCAGCAGAGACAGGGCGGAGGCTGAGGTAGAGGAGTGTGAGGGGGCGAGGATGGAGagacagcaggagcagcagcagagcagagccaCGGGGTCTGTACCCAGGCTGCCCCttcaagaggaggaggaggagaatgtgTCTGCAGTCCATG GCTCACAACTTAATGGTGCTCAAGATACAGGAGTGCCAGAGGTGGAGAGAGAAGAGCAGGATCACAGGGAACAGGACAAAG aGAGAGACACTGGAGTACCCCGATCACAGCAGAGTAAACCCCCCAAAGCCTCAAAGCAAACATGGCGCTCCCAGCGGGTCAGGCCTGCACCAACACGGCAGCCCAGAGACGACAGTAAGGAGAGCAGACATCCTTTTGCTCTGTACGGTTCAGGAGAGAAGGATGCAGACATGGCAAGCAGGAAGACGCACAACGTCGGCCCTGTAGCTTCAACCACTGAG ATCCATGAGTCGGCTCTTCGGGCCAAGACCAGGCGGGAGGTGGAGCGTCAGATCCAGGCTCAGAGAACCGAGCGCCGGAGGGCCAAGTCTGCTGATGTGGAAAAGTCCAGAAAGTTGGTTCAACCAGAATTCAACCCCTGGCTCACTGAGTACATGCGCTGCTTCTCTGCTCGCTCTCGATag